Below is a genomic region from Gammaproteobacteria bacterium.
ACATCACGGGGAGAAATGTACCGCGGGATCAGTGCGTCATCAGCCACTTGACGGACAGACGGAAAGGTTTGGTAGACGACGGGGACAAGAGGTCGCAGAGCGGAGATGAGCGGCCCCGCCGCCAAGGCAGGCGAACACGGCAGGTAGTTACGATGGATAGGGCCAGTTGTTGCCAGCGCTGCTTCGACTGCCCCGTATACGGCGTCGAACCAGATAGCGAGAGCGAACAATCACGACTGAAGCGCTATGCGCCGGGATTCCTGCGGGAGCTATGAGGACGGGGCGGCAGGGTGTCGTGAGTCCAGGAGTACTTATTCCCCGTCAATCGGACACCCGGGAGCGAAGATTGAACTCCCGGCTTTTTCATACCAGCGCAGGATTCCTTGCCAGATCTCCTGGGCGGATTCGGCATACCAGAACAGGTCCCGGTCCTCTTCATCGATGACGCCTTCGTCGCAGAGGAAATCGACATCGAACGCCCTGCGCCAGTAACTTGCCCCGACCAGAACGATGGGAACGGGGGCGATCTTGCCGGTCTGTACCAACGTCAGGGTGCCGAACAGTTCGTCGAAGGTACCGAAACCGCCCGGAAAGGCGACCAGGGCCCGGGCGCGCATGAGGAAGTGTAGTTTCCGCAACGCGAAGTACCGGAATCGGAAGCAGAGTTCCGGTGTGATATATGGGTTCGGAAACTGTTGATGCGGAAGGTGGATGTTGAGTCCGACGCTCGCCGCCCCGGCATCACTGGCACCGCGGTTGGCTGCCTCCATGGTTCCGGGACCGCCCCCGGTCATCACCACCAGGCGGCAGTCGCGCGGTCCGCCG
It encodes:
- a CDS encoding LOG family protein — encoded protein: MTTGNHRDVPSPPRRDERAESLPGGSPKPATENPEAPSKLKQILQGTSYRQADDDVEFLHRDENRGIRLQLEYLKPELTLQAHGVGYTIVVFGSSRIVEPRAAQAEVDALQAALEADPGNREQRRRLRIAKSLRDKCRYYDMAREFGRLVAESGGGPRDCRLVVMTGGGPGTMEAANRGASDAGAASVGLNIHLPHQQFPNPYITPELCFRFRYFALRKLHFLMRARALVAFPGGFGTFDELFGTLTLVQTGKIAPVPIVLVGASYWRRAFDVDFLCDEGVIDEEDRDLFWYAESAQEIWQGILRWYEKAGSSIFAPGCPIDGE